Genomic DNA from Edaphobacter lichenicola:
ATCGCCACCAGCAACACCGCCACAAAAACCGCATCGAGCAACTCACCCGCACCGGCACATGCGCCCACAGCGGCCGAACACCATAGCGTGGCAGCCGTATTCAATCCGCGCACATTGCCGCCGTCCTTCATAATCGCCCCCGCACCCAGAAAGCCCACGCCGGAGACCACGTATGCGATCACCTGCGTCGTTCCCGGCGCGATCGTCGAACCCAGATCGACGAACGCCGCAGATCCAAAGCACACCAGCGTATTCGTGCGCAGCCCCGCCGCACGCTGCCGCCACTGTCGTTCCGTTCCAATGCAGGCGCCGAGAACCAATGCCAGCATCAGGCGCGGAAACGTCGGCTGTTGCAGCAGTGACGCCGAATCCGTCCACCAATGGAGCCAGGGATTCGTCATAAATTACCTATCGCCCTCTCCCGTATAGCTTTGCACATTCACCCCGCGGAAGCGCAAATCTTCTTCACCCGTCGATTCGATAAAGAACCAGCCTGGATAAATGACCAGCTTTGATAAATAGCTAGCCCTTCTTCCAAAACGTGTTGCCTTTAACTATCTTTCCCTTCAGCCCCCGATACTGATAAGCTTCTCCGAAACTTACGAAACAAATCTGGGCACAAAATGCTGCATACGAACAACTCGCCGGAACGGAATGTCCTCTGAAAGATTGCACCCCCCGGATGTGAGCCGCAGGTATCGATCCGAACGCCACTCCGACACAGCTGCCCGGGCCCCTATCTCAATTCTCAGGAGAGTTCGAAATGTTTATCATCTGGTGGATCATTGTTGGCCTCATCGCTGGTTTTCTCACCGGCAAGCTCATGAAGGGCAGCGGCTACGGCGCAATCGGTGACATCGTCATCGGCATCATCGGAGCCGTCATAGGCGGCTTCATCATGCAGAAGCTCGGTTATGCAGGATCAGGCGGCCTTATCTACACCGTCATCGTCGCCATCGTCGGCGCAGTCCTTCTCACCTTGCTCCTTCGCCTCGTCACCGGCAACAGAGCTCGAAACCTCTAAGTCGGCCGGTCGAACTGATACCTCCGAGCGCTCATCAATCCGCGTGCC
This window encodes:
- a CDS encoding GlsB/YeaQ/YmgE family stress response membrane protein, which gives rise to MFIIWWIIVGLIAGFLTGKLMKGSGYGAIGDIVIGIIGAVIGGFIMQKLGYAGSGGLIYTVIVAIVGAVLLTLLLRLVTGNRARNL
- a CDS encoding MgtC/SapB family protein — its product is MTNPWLHWWTDSASLLQQPTFPRLMLALVLGACIGTERQWRQRAAGLRTNTLVCFGSAAFVDLGSTIAPGTTQVIAYVVSGVGFLGAGAIMKDGGNVRGLNTAATLWCSAAVGACAGAGELLDAVFVAVLLVAINSVLRPLSRYIDQRSLSVLETHTFYRLRLFCETEFQGEALYQLTREIAARSLVLRKTISEQVEDTDNSVIQVILESPAHDATLLDGIAEELREFPWTQSVEWTETGSEAE